From Cyclopterus lumpus isolate fCycLum1 chromosome 4, fCycLum1.pri, whole genome shotgun sequence, a single genomic window includes:
- the LOC117729789 gene encoding uncharacterized protein LOC117729789 isoform X1 yields the protein MVHSGSASPMKTTPSASPHLTAPATAPPPLVPPHGNTTNQDLTPAKLLTTDLTSNSVLTQPSNLTPVEPELPVVTSASALATNSSRVSSCSSTQTPTTTEGQVNGRTSGRKRTPKACDCCGSTGTGHNVRTLGRGKGRGRGRGLGRDVRDTPKRKVEGLLTRIKCFDLTTENVEEADDEVDCYEKVQTTLVVADTQSQMDVALPVTVSLQDEPLRIYVAPEKRDAQKMEDMLIEGSGGKGGGDGRDVEMILSGIAGKGAPVAGGRGGGKMVGALSASQMDVEGGVKKGGFVISSKMDAHAPLVFMQSHRQNKDADMDHGGQTDTSSVKSSFENGDTVNLSDTEPEEDTKEGNMTVREMANGLLSISRQSGASRSGSAQDLDSDMQVDKTHDRTDLTSLPVTLSNGNVPTAENTDHCSTLMEVETSRPAVVAPPFQGPVTVVSMKYSWALRDHRLYCQPGTWVGMEEVSTNGRELDGEKQDKERLEQLTDMIHEFLESFYMKYGSFIPLTESDVLEYLKKKGNSDPSKELDIKREMARYRAGLASAPIAGFMVSYNKHTLGLEDLGTLEEQNWLNDQIINMYGELIMETTQHKVHFFNSFFHKQLVAKGYDGVKRWTKKVDLFSKWLLLFPIHLEIHWSLITVTMATKTISYYDSQGIVFRHTTDNIMKYLQSEAREKQQAAFQKGWKITIIKGIPQQKNDSDCGVFVLEYCRCLSVKQPLLFSQEDMPRIRKRIHKELCDCHLSD from the exons ATGGTTCACAGCGGCTCTGCATCCCCAATGAAAACAACACCATCAGCCTCACCTCATTTAACTGCTCCTGCTACAGCGCCTCCTCCTCTAGTGCCTCCACATGGAAATACTACAAATCAGGATCTGACCCCTGCCAAACTCCTTACCACAGACCTTACCTCCAACTCAGTCTTGACCCAGCCCTCTAATCTAACTCCTGTTGAACCTGAGCTCCCTGTTGTCACCTCAGCAAGCGCACTTGCTACTAACTCAAGCCGAGTGTCATCCTGCTCCTCCACACAGACACCTACCACTACTGAGGGCCAAGTCAATGGCCGTACGTCAGGCAGGAAGAGGACTCCTAAAGCCTGTGACTGCTGTGGCTCCACCGGTACAGGACACAATGTCAGAACCTTGGgcagagggaaagggagagggagaggaagggggcTCGGAAGGGACGTCAGAGACACCCCAAAAAGGAAAGTGGAGGGCCTGCTGACTCGTATTAAGTGTTTTGATTTGACCACGGAGAATGTAGAGGAAGCAGATGATGAAGTTGACTGCTATGAGAAGGTGCAAACGACTCTCGTTGTGGCTGATACACAGTCACAAATGGATGTTGCTCTGCCTGTTACAGTCTCCCTTCAGGATGAACCACTAAGGATTTATGTTGCTCCAGAGAAAAGAGATGCACAGAAAATGGAGGACATGTTGATAGAAGGGTCAGGGGGGAAAGGAGGTGGTGATGGCAGGGATGTGGAGATGATATTGTCTGGAATAGCAGGCAAGGGAGCACCAGTAGCaggtgggagaggaggggggaagatGGTGGGAGCTTTGTCTGCATCACAAATGGATGTAGAAGGTGGAGTAAAGAAGGGAGGTTTTGTCATCAGTTCTAAAATGGATGCCCATGCTCCATTAGTGTTTATGCAGAGCCACAGGCAAAACAAAGATGCAGACATGGACCATGGAGGGCAGACTGACACCAGCTCAGTTAAATCTTCATTTGAAAACGGAGACACGGTAAACCTGAGTGACACTGAACCTGAAGAGGAtacaaaagagggcaacatgACAGTGAGGGAAATGGCAAATGGGCTACTTTCTATATCCAGACAGTCGGGTGCTTCAAGGTCAGGATCTGCCCAGGACCTGGACTCTGATATGCAGGTGGACAAGACTCATGACAGAACAGACTTGACGTCTCTACCAGTAACTCTGTCCAACGGAAATGTCCCCACAGCAGAAAATACTGACCATTGCTCCACACTTATGGAGGTGGAAACTTCTCGTCCAGCTGTGGTTGCCCCTCCATTCCAGGGCCCTGTGACAGTGGTCAGCATGAAGTACAGCTGGGCATTAAGAGACCACAGGCTGTACTGTCAGCCTGGAACCTGGGTGGGGATGGAAGAAGTGTCAACAAATGGACGAGAGCTGGATGGAGAGAAGCAGGATAAAGAAAGGCTTGAGCAGCTCACTGATATGATCCACG AGTTCCTGGAGAGCTTCTACATGAAGTACGGCAGTTTCATTCCTCTCACTGAGAGTGATGTCCTGGAATACCTGAAGAAGAAAGGCAACTCTGACCCCAGCAA GGAGCTAGACATCAAAAGGGAGATGGCTCGGTATCGGGCGGGGCTGGCCTCTGCTCCTATCGCAGGCTTCATGGTGTCGTATAACAAACACACCCTGGGCCTGGAGGACCTCGGCACGCTGGAGGAACAGAACTGGCTTAATGACCAG ATCATCAACATGTATGGAGAACTCATAATGGagacaacacaacacaag GTTCATTTTTTCAACAGCTTTTTCCACAAGCAGCTGGTTGCCAAGGGTTATGACGGTGTGAAGAGATGGACTAAAAAA GTTGACCTGTTCTCCAAgtggctgctgctgtttccCATCCATTTAGAAATCCACTGGTCTCTCATCAcggtcaccatggcaaccaaaaCCATCAGTTACTATGACAGCCAAGGCATTGTCTTCAGACACACCACTGAT AACATAATGAAGTATCTTCAGTCTGAAGCCAGAGAGAAGCAACAGGCAGCTTTCCAGAAAGGCTGGAAGATTACCATCATCAAG GGTATTCCTCAGCAGAAGAATGACAGCGACTGTGGCGTTTTTGTCCTTGAG TACTGCCGTTGTCTCTCTGTGAAGCAGCCTCTTCTGTTCAGTCAGGAGGACATGCCGCGTATCCGCAAGAGAATCCACAAGGAGCTGTGTGACTGTCACCTCAGCGATTGA
- the LOC117729789 gene encoding uncharacterized protein LOC117729789 isoform X2 gives MVHSGSASPMKTTPSASPHLTAPATAPPPLVPPHGNTTNQDLTPAKLLTTDLTSNSVLTQPSNLTPVEPELPVVTSASALATNSSRVSSCSSTQTPTTTEGQVNGRTSGRKRTPKACDCCGSTGTGHNVRTLGRGKGRGRGRGLGRDVRDTPKRKVEGLLTRIKCFDLTTENVEEADDEVDCYEKVQTTLVVADTQSQMDVALPVTVSLQDEPLRIYVAPEKRDAQKMEDMLIEGSGGKGGGDGRDVEMILSGIAGKGAPVAGGRGGGKMVGALSASQMDVEGGVKKGGFVISSKMDAHAPLVFMQSHRQNKDADMDHGGQTDTSSVKSSFENGDTVNLSDTEPEEDTKEGNMTVREMANGLLSISRQSGASRSGSAQDLDSDMQVDKTHDRTDLTSLPVTLSNGNVPTAENTDHCSTLMEVETSRPAVVAPPFQGPVTVVSMKYSWALRDHRLYCQPGTWVGMEEVSTNGRELDGEKQDKERLEQLTDMIHEFLESFYMKYGSFIPLTESDVLEYLKKKGNSDPSKELDIKREMARYRAGLASAPIAGFMVSYNKHTLGLEDLGTLEEQNWLNDQIINMYGELIMETTQHKVHFFNSFFHKQLVAKGYDGVKRWTKKVDLFSKWLLLFPIHLEIHWSLITVTMATKTISYYDSQGIVFRHTTDNIMKYLQSEAREKQQAAFQKGWKITIIKGIPQQKNDSDCGVFVLESGGHAAYPQENPQGAV, from the exons ATGGTTCACAGCGGCTCTGCATCCCCAATGAAAACAACACCATCAGCCTCACCTCATTTAACTGCTCCTGCTACAGCGCCTCCTCCTCTAGTGCCTCCACATGGAAATACTACAAATCAGGATCTGACCCCTGCCAAACTCCTTACCACAGACCTTACCTCCAACTCAGTCTTGACCCAGCCCTCTAATCTAACTCCTGTTGAACCTGAGCTCCCTGTTGTCACCTCAGCAAGCGCACTTGCTACTAACTCAAGCCGAGTGTCATCCTGCTCCTCCACACAGACACCTACCACTACTGAGGGCCAAGTCAATGGCCGTACGTCAGGCAGGAAGAGGACTCCTAAAGCCTGTGACTGCTGTGGCTCCACCGGTACAGGACACAATGTCAGAACCTTGGgcagagggaaagggagagggagaggaagggggcTCGGAAGGGACGTCAGAGACACCCCAAAAAGGAAAGTGGAGGGCCTGCTGACTCGTATTAAGTGTTTTGATTTGACCACGGAGAATGTAGAGGAAGCAGATGATGAAGTTGACTGCTATGAGAAGGTGCAAACGACTCTCGTTGTGGCTGATACACAGTCACAAATGGATGTTGCTCTGCCTGTTACAGTCTCCCTTCAGGATGAACCACTAAGGATTTATGTTGCTCCAGAGAAAAGAGATGCACAGAAAATGGAGGACATGTTGATAGAAGGGTCAGGGGGGAAAGGAGGTGGTGATGGCAGGGATGTGGAGATGATATTGTCTGGAATAGCAGGCAAGGGAGCACCAGTAGCaggtgggagaggaggggggaagatGGTGGGAGCTTTGTCTGCATCACAAATGGATGTAGAAGGTGGAGTAAAGAAGGGAGGTTTTGTCATCAGTTCTAAAATGGATGCCCATGCTCCATTAGTGTTTATGCAGAGCCACAGGCAAAACAAAGATGCAGACATGGACCATGGAGGGCAGACTGACACCAGCTCAGTTAAATCTTCATTTGAAAACGGAGACACGGTAAACCTGAGTGACACTGAACCTGAAGAGGAtacaaaagagggcaacatgACAGTGAGGGAAATGGCAAATGGGCTACTTTCTATATCCAGACAGTCGGGTGCTTCAAGGTCAGGATCTGCCCAGGACCTGGACTCTGATATGCAGGTGGACAAGACTCATGACAGAACAGACTTGACGTCTCTACCAGTAACTCTGTCCAACGGAAATGTCCCCACAGCAGAAAATACTGACCATTGCTCCACACTTATGGAGGTGGAAACTTCTCGTCCAGCTGTGGTTGCCCCTCCATTCCAGGGCCCTGTGACAGTGGTCAGCATGAAGTACAGCTGGGCATTAAGAGACCACAGGCTGTACTGTCAGCCTGGAACCTGGGTGGGGATGGAAGAAGTGTCAACAAATGGACGAGAGCTGGATGGAGAGAAGCAGGATAAAGAAAGGCTTGAGCAGCTCACTGATATGATCCACG AGTTCCTGGAGAGCTTCTACATGAAGTACGGCAGTTTCATTCCTCTCACTGAGAGTGATGTCCTGGAATACCTGAAGAAGAAAGGCAACTCTGACCCCAGCAA GGAGCTAGACATCAAAAGGGAGATGGCTCGGTATCGGGCGGGGCTGGCCTCTGCTCCTATCGCAGGCTTCATGGTGTCGTATAACAAACACACCCTGGGCCTGGAGGACCTCGGCACGCTGGAGGAACAGAACTGGCTTAATGACCAG ATCATCAACATGTATGGAGAACTCATAATGGagacaacacaacacaag GTTCATTTTTTCAACAGCTTTTTCCACAAGCAGCTGGTTGCCAAGGGTTATGACGGTGTGAAGAGATGGACTAAAAAA GTTGACCTGTTCTCCAAgtggctgctgctgtttccCATCCATTTAGAAATCCACTGGTCTCTCATCAcggtcaccatggcaaccaaaaCCATCAGTTACTATGACAGCCAAGGCATTGTCTTCAGACACACCACTGAT AACATAATGAAGTATCTTCAGTCTGAAGCCAGAGAGAAGCAACAGGCAGCTTTCCAGAAAGGCTGGAAGATTACCATCATCAAG GGTATTCCTCAGCAGAAGAATGACAGCGACTGTGGCGTTTTTGTCCTTGAG TCAGGAGGACATGCCGCGTATCCGCAAGAGAATCCACAAGGAGCTGTGTGA